One window from the genome of Anguilla rostrata isolate EN2019 chromosome 5, ASM1855537v3, whole genome shotgun sequence encodes:
- the creb3l1 gene encoding cyclic AMP-responsive element-binding protein 3-like protein 1, with the protein MDAILDNFNSEKLFPNSNLLDLEDLNETDFLTNVHFSEHMEDFSNELFSSFFDEHLLAERNPLMDMELEPPNPDIQAEHSYSLSEDSAPQSPSVPIKMDEGAESEGMWSFSQDLTAILVKQEPNLLVEPSPSPAPQPLNLAPPPRRSSPEDMASKDLNLVPSIKAEPRDVNQFLNVPSDEQLQLPPTPPSSHGSDSDGSQSPHSLPPSSPARLQPRTSTAISSSPLLTAPHKLQGTSGPLMLTEEEKRTLIAEGYPVPNKLPLTKTEEKALKRVRRKIKNKISAQESRRKKKEYVECLEKKVESYTSENNELWKKVETLESANRSLLQQLQKLQALVAGKVPRSCKMASTQTGACLMVVALCFVLVLGSFVPCLPEFSSPSHTVRSSPLPSADVYTASQIRSRSLLFYDEGSLLDDGYGGFVKVEDTNGWEGAPSDFVDGGQAKDAQGEHETSKYLSKAHTDMLDFNRTGGEFLHEEEQYHKREANPDGGAEYF; encoded by the exons CACTTCTCGGAGCACATGGAGGACTTCTCCAACGAGCTCTTCAGCAGCTTCTTCGACGAGCACCTCCTGGCGGAGAGGAATCCCCTCATGGACATGGAGCTGGAGCCGCCCAACCCCGACATTCAGGCGGAGCACAGCTACTCCCTGAGCGAAGACTCCGCCCCACAGAGCCCCTCCGTGCCTATCAAGATGGACGAGGGCGCAG agtcAGAAGGCATGTGGTCTTTCAGCCAAGACCTGACTGCCATCCTGGTCAAGCAGGAACCCAACCTGCTGGTGGAGCCCTCTCCTTCCCCTGCACCCCAGCCTCTCAACCTGGCCCCTCCACCGCGAAGGAGCTCTCCGGAAGATATg gCTTCTAAAGACCTGAACCTGGTTCCTTCGATAAAAGCTGAGCCCAGGGATGTCAACCAGTTCCTCAATGTCCCCTCGG ATGAGCAGCTGCagctccctcccaccccccccagcagtcACGGAAGCGACAGCGATGGGTCCCAGagcccccactccctgcccccATCCAGCCCGGCCCGTCTCCAGCCCCGAACCTCCACTGCCATCTCCTCCTCGCCCCTCCTCACCGCGCCCCAC AAGCTGCAGGGCACCTCAGGGCCCCTTATGCTGACAGAAGAGGAGAAGCGCACCCTCATAGCTGAGGGTTACCCCGTCCCCAACAAGCTTCCCCTCACCAAGACGGAGGAGAAGGCACTCAAGAGAGTTCGCCGAAAGATAAAAAACAAG ATCTCTGCCCAGGAGAGCcgcaggaagaagaaggagtACGTGGAATGCCTGGAGAAAAA AGTCGAGTCTTACACTTCGGAGAACAATGAGCTTTGGAAGAAGGTGGAGACCCTGGAGAGCGCAAACAG atctctgctgcagcagcttCAGAAACTTCAGGCTCTGGTTGCCGGAAAAGTTCCCCGCTCCTGCAAGATGGCGTCGACCCAAACAGGGGCCTGCCTAATg GTGGTGGCGCTGTGTTTTGTCCTGGTTCTGGGCTCCTTCGTGCCCTGCCTGCCCGAGTTCTCCTCCCCGTCCCACACAGTGCGGTCATCGCCCCTTCCCTCGGCTGACGTCTACACTGCTAGTCAGA tccGGTCCCGCAGCCTCCTCTTCTACGACGAGGGCTCGTTGTTGGATGACGGCTATGGCGGCTTCGTAAAGGTGGAGGACACCAacgggtgggagggggcgccAAGCGACTTTGTCGACGGTGGGCAGGCCAAGGATGCCCAGGGGGAACACGAGACCAGCAAGTACCTGAGCAAGGCCCACACGGACATGTTGGACTTTAACAGGACAGGCGGCGAGTTCCTCCACGAAGAAGAACAGTATCACAAAAG AGAGGCGAACCCTGATGGCGGTGCGGAGTACTTCTAA